CCAATGGAACTGGTCGACATCCAGGCGTCCAATCAAGAAGTCGCACAACGTCTGAATGAACAACTGAATGATTGGAAATCGACACTTCCCGAGTCGCCCGATCCCGCATTCTTCTCTGAACTGCGTTCCCAGTGAACCAAACGCAAGAATCAATACCAGCAAGTTAACACCGCGCGACGGGGACAGTGCGGATGCTTGGATCAGCGCAGCCGTCGACCGACTTCGCGCAAGGTGGCAACATCGTCGGGATGAATCGATCCGTCGGGCAAAGGCCCGGTGTTCAGCAACAGGTTGGCCGGAATCTGTGATGCTTTGTCCAGCATCTGCATCACTTGGTCAGCCGACTTGTGCTTGCCGTTGTCGCTTTCCTTATAGCCCCATCCGTGCGGCTGCAACGTGTCACACAACTCCAGCGGAACATCGGATTCGCCCTTCCAGTTTCGCTCGGGCGCTTTGAAGTCCTCGTTTCCCAACAGCCCTTGCTTATACGACACCAACACTTGCGGCTGCAGCGACCAGATGTGTTCGTACAGTTCCTGGGTCTTAAACTGATCGATCTTGTTTTGCCGCGACTTGGGAACCCCGATGCCGTCCAACCAAATCCCCGCGATCGGTCCGTAATTGGTCAACAATTCGGTAATCTGGTTCTTCATGAATTCGACGTAGATCTGAAGATCATGCGTTTTGCCTTGCACATAATGCGTCTCCGGCGGATCGTACTTGGGTCGCGCGGAACCACCCCAACCCCAGTTGTTGGGCGCGTGGGGATGCCGCCAGTCGCGACCATGCGAATAGTACAAAAAGAACGCCAACCCTTTCGCTTGGCATTGCACGGCCAACTCCGCTACCAAATCACGCTTGGCCGGTGTGTTGGTGCTCTTAAATTCCGTGTACTTCGAATCAAACAGGCAAAAGCTGTCGTGGTGACGAGTCGTGATGTTGATGTACTTCATTTCCGCATCGAGCGCCAAATCGGTGATGAAGTCGGCATCGAATTTTTCCGCCGTAAAACGATCCGCCAGTTTCGCGTAGTCGGCGACACGAATTTTTTCATTGATCTGAACCCATTCGCCTCGGCCCAACAGTGAGTACAAGCCGTAGTGCAGAAACAGACCAAATTTGGCGGATTCAAACCACTCAATCGCCGCACCGCGTGGGTCCTTTGCGTAAGCGGCCTTCATGCCAGCCAAGTAGGAAGGCGGATCCGCAGACGTTTCGTCCGCCGTGCAGCGATCGACCAAGGAAAGCGTTGACGCGGCAAAGGCCGCCTGAAGGGCTTGTCGACGATTGAACTTTTGTGAACACATCGAACAGACTCTCGTTCTTTGATGGGTGATCAACAAGGCGGGCGGAACGCAAAACAATCGATGGCGACGCTTGCTAGGGTTGCTTCACTTCGGTCAGTTCGACCTGGCGCAGATTCATCGGATTCCAATGGTCCACATCGGGTCGCAAAGTGATTCGAATCTTGCCTGAGTCCGAAATCGTCATCATCCCCAGATCGACCTCCGCATAGTTGCCATAGCCTCCCGTCGACGACGCGATAGCGTGAAGCGATTCGCCTGGTGCCGTGACGATGAATCGAGTCTGGGGTTGCTCGACCGACAATTCGGCACGAACCCGGAACGTTGCCGGATGATCCAATTCGACGTTCCATTCCAGCCAAGCCTGTCGATCGTGCCAGTACCCGATATGCGGTAGGTCGTCGTGGTATCGGATCCCCGCCTGGCGTGCACCTTCGTTGTTGTGGATATAGGCGTCACGGGCGTTCAGCGTCAGCCTTCCGTTTTCATCCGGGTGCGGCAAACGCTTCTCGATCTTCAGTTCGCCCTCCACTTCCAACACGATCACCGATGCAATGTCGTCGGGTGCCTCCATCGGCAGGGATACTGACACGCCCTTGTCCGTGTTTTCGGCCATGAGCGTCCGACCGTCGGCCAGCAAACGGGCTTCGCGAACGTTGTTCTTCAACTCGGGAACCGTCAGCACCGGATCATCCGGCCAGTCAAAGACGTGCAGAAACAGACGCGTGGTTTCGCCGGTCGTCTTCATGGTGCACCGTCCCCATGTCAAATCCGACAACGGACTGGCTTGGGTACCTTCGATCGACTCCCGATTCACCTTCATCCATTGACCGATTCGTTTCAGCCTTTCGACCGCTTGGGGCAACAAGTCGCCACGTCCGGTCGGACTGACGTTCAACAAATAGTTTCCGCCCTTGCTGGCGATGTCGATCAGGTTGCGGATCAGCGTCTCGGATGACTTGAAATCCTGGTCGATTGCTTTGTAGCCCCAACTGCCACTGATGGGCATGCAGACTTCCCAGTCTTGATCCGCCGGCGGCGTGTCAGGAATGTGACGTTCGAATGTCTTGTAGTCACCCGGATAATCCTCGCCCAGTCGATCGTTGGTGACGACGTTGGGCTGTAATCGCGTCAATGAATGTAGGCTGTCGAACGATTCGCGACTCATTTTCCGAGGCGTGTCCCACCAAAAGATTCCGATCGGCCCATATTCGGTCAGCAGTTGCCGGACCTCCGGAACAGCTTTTTCACGCACATAGATATCGCTACTGACCCGCTGAAGGTCCTTGTCCCAGTTGTTCCCGAAACCACCGGGATGGTGCCAGTCTTGCGCTTGCGAATAGTAGAAACCGAAGCGGATATCTTGCCGCTGACATTCTTCGGCCAACTCTTTCATGATGTCGCGACCAAAGGGGGTCGCGTCGACCACGTTGAACGGATTGACGTGCGAATCAAACATCGCAAACCCGTCATGATGCTTGGCGGTGATGATCAGGTACTTCATCCCCGCTTCCTTGGCCAAGCCGACGAACTGCGCAGCGTCAAATTCAGTCGGGTTGAATCGAGCCGCATACTGTTCGTATTCGGCAATCGGGATCTTGCCTCGGTTCATCATCCATTCGGCGCTGTTGGGCAATTCTTCGCCGCGATAGCGTCCGCCGGTCACCGAATAGACACCCCAGTGGACGAACATGCCAAACTTGGCTTCGCGCCACCACGCCATGCGTTGATCCCGATCGGAACTCGGGTTTTCGGCAACCGCGGGTGCCGAGGTCAGCAAAGATGTAACAGCGAATAGACACAAACAGGCGAACGTTGAATTTCTCATCTCGGTCTTACTCTTGATTTGCATCGTTCATCAGTTCAACGGGATCGAATTGGATGGATTTCAGACTGGCCGATTCCACATCACCGTCGATGCAGCGGGCGAACACTGAATAGGTTCCCGGGTCTGGAAACGATAACCAACCGATCGGAAATGCTTGGTAGTTGTGCGACGCGTTCTGTTGATTCTGGATTCTTTCGCCACCGTCGATGCCCACCTGCCATACCAACCGTCCCGTTCCGGAGTAGACCAAATCGACTTGGTAGGTGCCGGCGCGATGTACATCCAGTTTCCAGACGGCCCGACCGTCGCCATCAAAATCATGGACGTGAACGACGCCCTTCCATTCGCCAAACTTTTCCATCCAGCGACGCTTCTCCTTCACCGCATGATCGGCTTCGGCAAACTCTGCCAAAACTTCGGTGCCTTGTACCGGGTCGATGGCCCAAATCGGATCCACTTCCGGCGGTGATTCCAAATCCAGCTGAATCACTGACACCAAAGGATCGACCGGACGTGGTGGTAATTCGATGACCGCCCAATCCTGCTCGCTTCGAAACGGCAGCGAGTCGGAAGACTCTGCACCGAGCAACCGGGCCGATTGAATCGACGTCATCAGATTCGGGACATACAAGCGTCCGTCATCGGGCCAGCGGAACACACACAAGAACAGGGTGTTGTCCTTGCGGGTCACATCACCCCAAGGCAACGCATGCTGCCACGGAGATGCATCGGTCCCGTAGATCACTTGTGGATAACGATGGATCCAGTCGCCCGCCGCTTTCAGGGATGCGACCGCCCGGCCAGGCACGCTGCCATCGCCTTTGGGGCCGATGTTCAGCATGTAGGTGCCACCGCGACCGACACATGCGACCAATCGCTTCAAAATCTCCTTGGGAGATTTCCAGTTTTCGTCATACCATGCGTAGGCCCAGGAATCGTTGGTGGTATCGACACTTTCCCACATCCCGGGAACGTTCTCCTGCGGGACCTCCATGTCGCCCAGCGTTTGGTAATCGCCTAGACCGTGTCCGGCGCGACCGGACACCAAAGCGTTCGGCTGGTTTTTGTGGACCAGTTCCACGAGTTGCTGGACGTACTTTTTGGGCATCTTCCCAGGAGTATCGAACCATACCAATTCGATCGGACCGTACTTGGTCGTGATTTCATTGACTTGCGGTAAGCACTTGTTCGCGAAATAGTCGTCAAAGGTTGCCGGTTTGCCCTGATCGTCCACTTTGGGACCGTTGCCACCGCCGGGGAACGTCCAATCCTGGTTATGCGAGTAGTAAAAGCCGATTCCCAGTCCCGCGTCACGGCACGCATCGGCCAGTTCCCCCATCGGATCACGGTTCCAAGGGGTCGCATCGGCGATGTTGAAATCACAGACATCCGAATCGTACATCGCAAAGCCGTCGTGATGCTTCGCGGTGATCACGATGTATTTCATCCCCGCGTCTTTGGCGATGGCGACGATCTTTTTGGCATCAAAGTCCACCGGATTGAACCGCTTGGCCAATTGCTTGTACTCGTCGACGGGAATACCGGCCATGCGTGGGTTCATGATCCATTCACCGATGCCGTAATAGGTCTTTCCGTCGACCTGATTACCCAACATCGAGTACAGTCCCCAATGAATGAACATCGCATAGTTGCCTTCGTCGAACAGTTGCCCCCGGCGGGCGTTTTCGGCACGAAGCTTCACTACCGATTCGCCCCACATCTGATCCATCGCCTGTTGGCCTTGGACAGTGGCGTTCTGGGCCGCAACGGTCAAAACGGCGACCAACAACAGGACAAAGTTTCGCATGGGACTTCCCTTCAAGCTTGGACAACAACGGTGCTGCGTTTGACATCGATGCCGGCTCAGCGGCGACCATACATCGGTCCGAAATTCTGGCAGGCGCGAAAATCGGCTGATTCCAAGTTGTCGGTACCGAATAGGTTCCAAGCACTCGGCCGAAAGACCCGCTCCGGTTCAACGTTGTGCATGTAGACCGGGATCCGCAGAATCGACGCCAGCGTGATGAACAAATGCCCGACGTGCCCGGCGGTCATGACGCAGTGATTGGCCCCCCAGTGGTTCATCACTTCATAAGTCGATGTGAACGCGCCCCGTTGGTTCAATCGCGGTGCAAACCACGTCGTCGGCCAAGTCGGGTTGGTCCGTTGATCCAGCTTGTCGTGAACCGCGTCGGGAAGTTCCACCGTGCTGCCTTCAGCAATCTGCAGCGCCGGCCCCATTCCATCGACAAGATTGATGCGCGTCATGGTCGCCGGCATCCCACCCTTGGTCTTGAACCGAGTGCTCATTCCACCGCCCGGGAAGTACTCCGTCACCGAGGGGTGCCAGGTGGTGACGCCCAGGCAATCCCTGACTTCGTCGTCAGTGATTTCCCAGAACGGTTTCATCGTCGGCCGGCCATCGGATCCAGTCTGCTGGCCGGTACCATCCAAAGCGGCAGGCCCCGAATTGATCAGGTGCAACAATCCGTCTTGGGCCGCACCGTCCAATTGGTAACCGTCGCAAGCGGCGGCCACCGCATCGGGGCTCCAGTAGGTTCGCAGGTCGGCAAAGATCTGGGCGGTGTTGGTCAGCAAATGGCCGAACAACATGGTCGCGGCGTTCAAGGCATCGTTTTCGGTTGCCACGATGTAAGGCGCGCGTTTGCCGTTCCAATCAAACGACGTATTGAGGATCGCTTCCAGGAAATCGCCGTTGGGAAAATGATCGGTCCATTGACGCTGACCTTGGAATCCGGCTGCGATGGCTTGGTGACCATGCGACTGTTCGCCCAAACCTTGATCAGCCAGCTTTGGATTGCCCACCATCAGGTCTCGAGCGATCAGAGACATCTTCACACTATCGGCCCATTCACTATCCAACTGCTCGCGACTGCGCCGGGTTTCAGGCGTGTTGTAGTCTTCGCCTTCAGGACACTTCTCTTTGACCCAAGCCAGCGCGGTTTCGAATTCCTGGGCGTCGTACTGTCCCTTTTGCATTCGACCGACAAACTCGGTCATGTCGATGTCTTCGACCCGCATGCCCAACCACTTTTCCCAGAACTCGTGGTTGACGACCGACCCGGCGATTCCCATCGATGTTCCGCCCATCGACAAGTAGGCTTTGCCACGCATCAGCGCCACGGCCAAGCCGCACTGTGCAAAGCCAAGGATTTTGTTGCGGACGTCGTCGGGCAATTCCGTGTCACCGGCCGACTGCACGTCGCGACCATAGATTCCAAAAGCCGGAATGCCCTTTTGCGTGTGTCCGGCCAGAACCGCGGCCAGATAGACCGCGCCGGGCCTCTCGGTTCCGTTGAATCCGAAGACCGCTTTGGGACGCAACGGATCCATGTCCATCGTTTCCGATCCGTAGCACCAACACGGCGTGACCGTCAAAGAAACGCCGACGTTCTGTTGCTGGAAATACTGTTCACATGCGGCCGCTTCGCGAACGCCACCGATGCACGATTCGGCGACGACGCACCGGACCGGATCACCGGTGGGATAGTGAAGCTTGGACGAGATAAGTTCGGCCACACTGTTGGCCAAATTCATCGTTTGATCTTCCAACGATTCACGCACCCCGCCCAGCCGACCATCGATGGTGGGACGGATGCCGATCGCAGGAAGCGGTTCTTGAAAGACGGTGGGGGATACTTGGCGAGACATGTCGAATCTGGGGATGGCGCGAAACCGTCACACGCGGTGACTTCGGAGTTACCTGCCGGCGCAGGCCCGCGTCATGAATCACATGGTCGGCGGGCCAGGTCGGACGACGAGCCTAAATTCTACGACCGACCAAGCAATGGCGGGCTGCGACACGACAGTAACAATCCACGACACTGTTGAACCGGCGTGGCGATTCCAATCACAAAGTGACAATTGGCCACACCCTGGATTTGCGTCAAACGATTCCGGCCAATCGATGGTCCACAACGGTTCGTCGCAAAACATTAACCCGATGGCGTAGTCCACTGTTGCTGCGTCGGTGCCGACCTAACAGACTGAAACATCCCCCTGCCTCCCACCCATTGATGCGTTGGAACCGCTGTGGCTGCGTTTCTGCACCGCTGCACACTGCCAAAGCAAACGATCTTTGGCATCCCACGCCTGTCTCCTGCCCCAACGACGAAATCTGCCATGCCTTTGATTCGCACCGCCTGGCTTGTCACCATTCTGCTGATCAGCGTTTCGTTCGATGCCGGATGGACCAACGCAACCGACATCTATGTCAGCCCCGGCGGAAACGATTCCAACACGGGTGATGCATCTTCGCCGGTCGCCACACTGCGGCGCGCACAGGAACTGGTGCGAACCGAAGCCGGGCAGGAAAACGTGACGGTTCACGTGGCCGATGGGACCTACTATCTGGCTGAAACCCTTGTCTTTGGCCCCGAGGATTCAGGTTCGGTCGATCACCCGGTTCGCTTCGTTGCCCAGTCCGAACACGGGGCAATCATCAGCGGCGGCATGCAGTTGGACTTGGACTGGCAATCCGGTCGCGACGGAATCTTTCATGCCGACACGCCACCGGGATTGGTCATCGATCAGCTATTTGTCGACGGTGTCAATCAACGCATGGCGCGCTACCCGAACTATGACGCCGCCAAGAAAACGGCTGCGTATCAGGGCTTCTCGGCCGATGCGTTTTCCGAACAACGTGCGGCCGGTTGGAACGATCCAACCGGCGCCTATATCCACGCCATGCACCGG
The Crateriforma spongiae DNA segment above includes these coding regions:
- a CDS encoding alpha-L-fucosidase, which encodes MRNFVLLLVAVLTVAAQNATVQGQQAMDQMWGESVVKLRAENARRGQLFDEGNYAMFIHWGLYSMLGNQVDGKTYYGIGEWIMNPRMAGIPVDEYKQLAKRFNPVDFDAKKIVAIAKDAGMKYIVITAKHHDGFAMYDSDVCDFNIADATPWNRDPMGELADACRDAGLGIGFYYSHNQDWTFPGGGNGPKVDDQGKPATFDDYFANKCLPQVNEITTKYGPIELVWFDTPGKMPKKYVQQLVELVHKNQPNALVSGRAGHGLGDYQTLGDMEVPQENVPGMWESVDTTNDSWAYAWYDENWKSPKEILKRLVACVGRGGTYMLNIGPKGDGSVPGRAVASLKAAGDWIHRYPQVIYGTDASPWQHALPWGDVTRKDNTLFLCVFRWPDDGRLYVPNLMTSIQSARLLGAESSDSLPFRSEQDWAVIELPPRPVDPLVSVIQLDLESPPEVDPIWAIDPVQGTEVLAEFAEADHAVKEKRRWMEKFGEWKGVVHVHDFDGDGRAVWKLDVHRAGTYQVDLVYSGTGRLVWQVGIDGGERIQNQQNASHNYQAFPIGWLSFPDPGTYSVFARCIDGDVESASLKSIQFDPVELMNDANQE
- a CDS encoding L-fucose isomerase codes for the protein MSRQVSPTVFQEPLPAIGIRPTIDGRLGGVRESLEDQTMNLANSVAELISSKLHYPTGDPVRCVVAESCIGGVREAAACEQYFQQQNVGVSLTVTPCWCYGSETMDMDPLRPKAVFGFNGTERPGAVYLAAVLAGHTQKGIPAFGIYGRDVQSAGDTELPDDVRNKILGFAQCGLAVALMRGKAYLSMGGTSMGIAGSVVNHEFWEKWLGMRVEDIDMTEFVGRMQKGQYDAQEFETALAWVKEKCPEGEDYNTPETRRSREQLDSEWADSVKMSLIARDLMVGNPKLADQGLGEQSHGHQAIAAGFQGQRQWTDHFPNGDFLEAILNTSFDWNGKRAPYIVATENDALNAATMLFGHLLTNTAQIFADLRTYWSPDAVAAACDGYQLDGAAQDGLLHLINSGPAALDGTGQQTGSDGRPTMKPFWEITDDEVRDCLGVTTWHPSVTEYFPGGGMSTRFKTKGGMPATMTRINLVDGMGPALQIAEGSTVELPDAVHDKLDQRTNPTWPTTWFAPRLNQRGAFTSTYEVMNHWGANHCVMTAGHVGHLFITLASILRIPVYMHNVEPERVFRPSAWNLFGTDNLESADFRACQNFGPMYGRR
- a CDS encoding alpha-L-fucosidase, with the translated sequence MRNSTFACLCLFAVTSLLTSAPAVAENPSSDRDQRMAWWREAKFGMFVHWGVYSVTGGRYRGEELPNSAEWMMNRGKIPIAEYEQYAARFNPTEFDAAQFVGLAKEAGMKYLIITAKHHDGFAMFDSHVNPFNVVDATPFGRDIMKELAEECQRQDIRFGFYYSQAQDWHHPGGFGNNWDKDLQRVSSDIYVREKAVPEVRQLLTEYGPIGIFWWDTPRKMSRESFDSLHSLTRLQPNVVTNDRLGEDYPGDYKTFERHIPDTPPADQDWEVCMPISGSWGYKAIDQDFKSSETLIRNLIDIASKGGNYLLNVSPTGRGDLLPQAVERLKRIGQWMKVNRESIEGTQASPLSDLTWGRCTMKTTGETTRLFLHVFDWPDDPVLTVPELKNNVREARLLADGRTLMAENTDKGVSVSLPMEAPDDIASVIVLEVEGELKIEKRLPHPDENGRLTLNARDAYIHNNEGARQAGIRYHDDLPHIGYWHDRQAWLEWNVELDHPATFRVRAELSVEQPQTRFIVTAPGESLHAIASSTGGYGNYAEVDLGMMTISDSGKIRITLRPDVDHWNPMNLRQVELTEVKQP
- a CDS encoding alpha-L-fucosidase, encoding MCSQKFNRRQALQAAFAASTLSLVDRCTADETSADPPSYLAGMKAAYAKDPRGAAIEWFESAKFGLFLHYGLYSLLGRGEWVQINEKIRVADYAKLADRFTAEKFDADFITDLALDAEMKYINITTRHHDSFCLFDSKYTEFKSTNTPAKRDLVAELAVQCQAKGLAFFLYYSHGRDWRHPHAPNNWGWGGSARPKYDPPETHYVQGKTHDLQIYVEFMKNQITELLTNYGPIAGIWLDGIGVPKSRQNKIDQFKTQELYEHIWSLQPQVLVSYKQGLLGNEDFKAPERNWKGESDVPLELCDTLQPHGWGYKESDNGKHKSADQVMQMLDKASQIPANLLLNTGPLPDGSIHPDDVATLREVGRRLR